A genomic segment from Comamonas terrigena NBRC 13299 encodes:
- the hflX gene encoding GTPase HflX has protein sequence MTDTSRSATASAPVVLVGVDFGLPHFDQELEELGLLAQTAGLNPVARITCKRKVPDAALFVGSGKADEIRMLAQMHGAKEVLFDQALSPAQQRNLERALEMPVNDRTLLILEIFAQRARSHEGKLQVELARLQYVATRLVRRWTHLERQAGGIGGRGGPGEKQIELDRRMIADAIKRTKERLQKVKKQRATQRRQRERRDVFNISLVGYTNAGKSTLFNALVKARAYAADQLFATLDTTTRQLYLTEAGASVSLSDTVGFIRDLPHGLVDAFQATLQEAVDADLLLHVVDASNATFPEQMDQVHKVLAEIGAQDIPQVLVFNKLDALEPGQRPAVLQDSYEVDGVAVPRVFVSARSGEGLPALRQLLADILLARQEGAADMTPDDDANL, from the coding sequence ATGACTGATACTTCGCGCTCTGCCACGGCATCTGCCCCAGTGGTGCTGGTGGGTGTGGACTTCGGTCTGCCCCATTTCGACCAAGAGCTGGAAGAGTTGGGTTTGCTGGCACAGACTGCCGGCCTGAACCCTGTTGCGCGCATCACCTGCAAACGCAAAGTGCCCGACGCGGCACTGTTTGTCGGCAGCGGCAAGGCGGACGAGATCCGCATGCTGGCCCAGATGCACGGCGCCAAAGAGGTCCTGTTCGACCAGGCGCTCAGTCCTGCGCAGCAGCGCAATCTCGAGCGTGCGCTGGAAATGCCGGTCAACGACCGCACGCTGCTGATCCTCGAAATCTTTGCCCAACGCGCCCGCAGCCACGAAGGCAAGCTGCAGGTCGAGCTGGCGCGTCTGCAGTACGTCGCCACCCGCCTGGTGCGACGCTGGACCCACTTGGAACGCCAGGCCGGCGGTATCGGCGGCCGTGGCGGCCCTGGTGAAAAGCAGATCGAGCTGGACCGCCGCATGATTGCCGACGCCATCAAGCGCACCAAGGAACGTCTGCAGAAGGTCAAGAAGCAGCGTGCCACGCAGCGGCGTCAGCGGGAGCGCCGGGATGTATTCAACATCTCGCTGGTGGGCTACACCAATGCCGGCAAATCCACGTTGTTCAATGCTCTGGTCAAGGCCCGCGCCTATGCGGCCGATCAGCTGTTTGCCACGCTGGACACCACCACACGCCAGTTGTATCTGACAGAAGCGGGGGCTTCGGTCTCGCTGTCTGATACCGTGGGCTTTATCCGCGACCTGCCGCACGGTCTGGTGGACGCCTTCCAGGCCACGCTGCAGGAAGCCGTGGACGCCGATCTGCTGCTGCACGTGGTCGACGCATCCAATGCAACCTTTCCGGAGCAAATGGATCAAGTGCACAAGGTGTTGGCGGAAATCGGTGCCCAGGACATTCCCCAGGTGCTGGTGTTCAACAAGCTGGATGCCCTGGAACCCGGGCAGCGTCCGGCGGTGTTGCAGGACAGCTACGAGGTGGACGGGGTGGCCGTGCCGCGGGTGTTTGTCAGTGCCCGATCGGGCGAGGGCTTGCCTGCGTTGCGCCAGTTGCTGGCAGATATTCTGCTGGCACGCCAGGAAGGGGCTGCAGATATGACCCCAGATGACGACGCCAATTTGTAA
- the hfq gene encoding RNA chaperone Hfq yields MSNKGQLLQDPFLNALRREHVPVSIYLVNGIKLQGQIESFDQYVVLLRNTVTQMVYKHAISTIVPGRAVNFSTADTSEAPAA; encoded by the coding sequence GTGAGCAACAAAGGCCAACTTCTGCAAGATCCTTTCCTGAACGCACTGCGCCGTGAACACGTGCCGGTGTCGATTTACCTGGTCAACGGCATCAAGCTGCAAGGTCAGATCGAATCGTTCGACCAGTACGTGGTGCTGCTGCGCAACACGGTCACCCAGATGGTTTACAAGCACGCCATCTCCACCATCGTCCCCGGCCGCGCCGTGAATTTCTCGACGGCCGATACCAGCGAAGCCCCTGCCGCTTGA
- the der gene encoding ribosome biogenesis GTPase Der has translation MKPVIALVGRPNVGKSTLFNRMTKSRDAIVADFAGLTRDRHYGQGKQGKHEYIVIDTGGFEPDASKGIFKEMAKQTRQAVAEADVVLFIVDARAGLSAQDHEIGNYLRRLGKPALLVANKAEGMREGAQLTEFYELGLGDVVAVSAAHGQGVRSLVEQALGQLNLPEPEEETLDDVEKAPIRLAVAGRPNVGKSTLINAWLGEERLVAFDMPGTTRDAISVPFERNGQKFELIDTAGLRRKGKVFEAIEKFSVVKTLQAIEGANVVLLLIDATQGVTDQDAHIAGYVLESGRAVVVAVNKWDAVDDYQRQMLERSIETRLSFLKFAPLHFISAQKRQGLGPLWASLVQAHKSATCKMPTPVLTRLLLEAIQYQTPKKVGSYRPKMRYAHQGGMNPPLIVIHGNSLEHVTEAYKRFLEGRFRKEFNLVGTPLRIEMKTSHNPYSD, from the coding sequence ATGAAGCCAGTAATTGCCCTCGTAGGGCGGCCCAATGTGGGCAAATCGACCTTGTTTAACCGCATGACCAAGTCGCGGGATGCGATCGTGGCCGACTTCGCCGGCCTGACGCGTGACCGCCACTACGGCCAGGGCAAGCAGGGAAAGCACGAATACATCGTGATCGACACCGGTGGTTTCGAGCCCGATGCATCCAAGGGCATCTTCAAGGAGATGGCCAAGCAGACCCGCCAGGCCGTGGCAGAAGCCGATGTGGTGCTGTTCATCGTGGACGCCCGCGCCGGCCTGTCGGCCCAGGACCATGAAATCGGCAATTACCTGCGCCGCCTGGGCAAGCCCGCGCTGCTGGTGGCCAACAAGGCCGAAGGCATGCGCGAAGGTGCACAGCTGACCGAATTCTATGAATTGGGTCTGGGCGATGTGGTGGCCGTGTCGGCCGCCCACGGCCAGGGTGTGCGCAGCCTGGTGGAACAGGCGCTGGGCCAGCTGAACCTGCCCGAGCCCGAAGAGGAAACGCTGGACGATGTGGAGAAAGCCCCCATCCGTCTGGCCGTGGCCGGCCGCCCCAATGTGGGCAAGTCCACGCTGATCAATGCCTGGCTGGGTGAAGAGCGCCTGGTGGCGTTCGACATGCCGGGCACCACGCGCGACGCCATCTCGGTGCCGTTCGAGCGCAATGGCCAGAAGTTCGAGCTGATCGATACCGCCGGCCTGCGCCGCAAGGGCAAGGTGTTCGAGGCCATCGAGAAGTTCTCGGTGGTCAAGACACTGCAGGCCATCGAAGGCGCCAACGTGGTGCTGCTGCTGATCGACGCCACACAGGGCGTGACCGACCAGGACGCCCACATCGCCGGCTATGTGCTGGAGAGCGGCCGCGCCGTGGTGGTGGCGGTCAACAAATGGGATGCGGTGGATGACTACCAGCGCCAGATGCTGGAGCGTTCGATCGAAACGCGTCTGTCGTTCCTGAAGTTTGCGCCGCTGCACTTCATCTCGGCACAGAAGCGCCAGGGCCTGGGCCCGCTGTGGGCGTCGCTGGTGCAGGCACACAAGTCGGCCACCTGCAAGATGCCGACGCCGGTGCTCACGCGCCTGTTGCTCGAAGCGATCCAGTACCAGACCCCCAAGAAGGTGGGTTCCTACCGGCCCAAGATGCGCTACGCGCACCAGGGCGGCATGAATCCGCCGCTGATCGTGATCCACGGCAATTCGCTGGAGCATGTGACGGAGGCGTACAAGCGCTTTCTGGAAGGGCGGTTCCGCAAGGAGTTCAATCTGGTTGGAACCCCCTTGCGCATCGAGATGAAGACCTCCCACAATCCTTACTCGGATTGA
- the bamB gene encoding outer membrane protein assembly factor BamB: protein MTVGRWAASAALVTALGGCAWFGTSKPKPQDLGPNVVKLDIRQAWTARVGAIKDVSLSTHVLGDAVYVSAADGTVVALNARNGQDLWRTTVGKPLSSGVGSDGVTTAVVTKSNELIGIIDGKQAWSKRLEAGAYTAPLVAGARVFLVTADRTIAAYDARTGQALWSQPRTGEPLVLRQPGVLQAVGNTLVTGMAGRLVALQPDNGAVLWEAPLASPRGTNDVERLVDLVGPTFTQGNVVCARAFQASVGCVDAARGQVLWTQTARGSVGVGGDAELLAGTESNGVVQAWDRADGKKLWSVERFQHRRLTAPLLLGRSVIMGDDAGLVHVLSKQDGSHLNRLQTDGSGMAAAPVVAADTLVVVTRNGGVYGFRPE from the coding sequence ATGACCGTCGGCCGCTGGGCAGCCAGCGCCGCACTTGTGACCGCCTTGGGCGGATGTGCCTGGTTCGGGACCAGCAAGCCCAAGCCGCAGGATCTGGGCCCGAATGTGGTCAAGCTGGACATTCGCCAGGCCTGGACGGCCCGCGTGGGCGCCATCAAGGACGTGAGCCTGAGCACCCATGTGCTGGGCGACGCCGTCTATGTGTCGGCTGCTGACGGCACGGTGGTGGCGCTCAATGCCCGCAACGGCCAGGATCTGTGGCGCACCACGGTGGGCAAGCCCTTGTCCAGCGGCGTGGGCAGCGACGGCGTGACCACGGCCGTGGTGACCAAGTCCAATGAACTGATCGGCATCATCGACGGCAAGCAGGCGTGGAGCAAGCGCCTGGAAGCCGGTGCCTACACCGCGCCGCTGGTGGCCGGTGCCCGCGTGTTCCTGGTGACGGCAGACCGCACCATTGCAGCCTATGACGCCCGCACCGGCCAGGCCCTGTGGTCGCAGCCGCGCACCGGCGAGCCGCTGGTGCTGCGCCAGCCCGGCGTGCTGCAGGCGGTGGGCAACACCCTGGTGACGGGCATGGCCGGTCGCCTGGTGGCGCTGCAGCCCGACAACGGCGCCGTGCTGTGGGAGGCCCCGCTGGCCAGCCCGCGCGGCACCAACGACGTGGAGCGCCTGGTGGATCTGGTCGGTCCCACGTTCACGCAAGGCAATGTGGTGTGCGCACGCGCCTTCCAGGCCAGCGTGGGTTGCGTGGACGCTGCCCGTGGCCAGGTGCTGTGGACACAAACTGCCAGAGGCTCTGTGGGTGTTGGCGGCGATGCAGAATTGCTGGCAGGCACCGAAAGCAATGGTGTGGTGCAGGCGTGGGACCGGGCCGACGGCAAGAAGCTGTGGTCGGTGGAACGCTTCCAGCACCGCCGCCTGACGGCGCCGTTGCTGCTGGGCCGCTCCGTCATCATGGGTGACGATGCGGGCCTGGTGCACGTGCTCTCCAAGCAGGATGGTTCGCACCTGAACCGCCTGCAGACAGATGGATCCGGCATGGCAGCTGCACCCGTGGTTGCCGCCGATACGCTGGTGGTCGTGACACGCAATGGTGGCGTGTACGGCTTCCGGCCGGAATGA
- a CDS encoding YfgM family protein, with protein MATHLDLEEQEQIDQLKHFWSRWGTPITGVLVVAFGGFAAWNGWQYWQQRQSVQAAALADAVQVAIESKDDGRVAQSLKDIQEKYASTQQAGLAALAAAKAQADAGKLDEAKATLTWVSEKAGDDGHKAVARLRLAAVLMQQKDLDGASKVLSGSFPAEFAGVQADRQGDLLQLQGKAEEAVQAYERAYKALDPQNEYRRLVEFKLNALGVQPQTMAASGGTETAK; from the coding sequence ATGGCAACGCATCTCGACCTCGAAGAACAAGAACAGATCGACCAGCTCAAGCATTTCTGGAGCCGTTGGGGCACGCCCATCACCGGTGTGCTGGTCGTGGCTTTCGGCGGTTTCGCCGCCTGGAATGGCTGGCAGTACTGGCAGCAGCGCCAGTCCGTGCAGGCGGCGGCCCTGGCCGATGCCGTGCAGGTGGCCATCGAATCCAAGGACGACGGCCGCGTGGCCCAGAGCCTCAAGGACATCCAGGAAAAATACGCCAGCACCCAGCAAGCCGGACTGGCCGCACTGGCTGCCGCCAAGGCCCAGGCCGATGCCGGCAAGCTCGATGAGGCCAAGGCCACGCTGACCTGGGTCAGCGAGAAGGCCGGAGACGACGGTCACAAGGCCGTCGCCCGCCTGCGCCTGGCGGCAGTGCTGATGCAGCAAAAAGACCTGGACGGCGCCAGCAAGGTGCTGTCCGGCAGCTTCCCGGCGGAATTCGCCGGCGTGCAGGCCGACCGCCAGGGCGATCTGCTGCAGCTGCAGGGCAAGGCCGAAGAGGCCGTGCAGGCCTACGAACGTGCCTATAAGGCGCTGGATCCACAGAACGAATACCGCCGCCTGGTGGAATTCAAGCTCAACGCACTGGGCGTACAACCCCAAACCATGGCTGCCTCTGGCGGCACGGAGACTGCAAAGTGA
- the hisS gene encoding histidine--tRNA ligase, with amino-acid sequence MAKTEKLSAVKGMNDILPGESERWEWLEAQVRDLMGRFAYRNVRTPIVEHTQLFVRGIGEVTDIVEKEMYSFEDKLNGERLTLRPEGTASLVRATIENNLLYDGGKRMWYIGPMFRHERPQRGRYRQFHQIGAEALGFAGPDVDAELILLAVSLWKRLGLTQWRLEINSLGQPEERKAHREALIAYLEQHTEVMDEEAKRRMYSNPLRVLDTKNPAMQEMVNAAPKLLDYLGEASLAHFDGLKAILDANGVPWTVNPRLVRGLDYYNLSVFEFVTDLLGSQGTICAGGRYDYLIEQVGGKPAPAVGWALGVERVLELVKELGTDIPAPQLDVYAIVPDAAAMPVVLRTLQQLREAGVRAQMHTAGAEGMGSMKSQFKKADASGARHALIFGGDELAQGQVTVKSLRDGEGRQQLQALAEVAQWAATLQSIA; translated from the coding sequence GTGGCAAAGACCGAAAAACTGAGCGCCGTCAAAGGCATGAACGACATCCTTCCCGGCGAATCCGAACGCTGGGAATGGCTGGAAGCGCAGGTGCGCGATCTGATGGGGCGCTTTGCCTATCGCAATGTGCGCACCCCCATCGTCGAGCACACGCAGCTGTTTGTGCGCGGCATCGGTGAGGTCACGGACATTGTCGAAAAGGAGATGTATTCCTTTGAAGACAAGCTCAACGGCGAACGCCTGACCCTGCGCCCCGAAGGCACGGCCAGTCTGGTGCGTGCCACCATCGAAAACAATCTGCTGTACGACGGCGGCAAGCGCATGTGGTACATCGGCCCCATGTTTCGCCACGAACGCCCCCAGCGTGGCCGCTACCGCCAGTTCCACCAGATCGGTGCCGAGGCCCTGGGCTTCGCCGGCCCCGATGTAGATGCCGAACTGATCCTGCTGGCCGTGTCGCTGTGGAAGCGCCTGGGCCTGACGCAGTGGCGCCTGGAAATCAACAGCCTGGGCCAGCCCGAAGAACGCAAGGCCCACCGCGAGGCGTTGATTGCCTACCTGGAGCAGCACACCGAGGTCATGGACGAAGAGGCCAAGCGCCGCATGTACAGCAACCCGCTGCGCGTGCTGGACACCAAGAACCCGGCCATGCAGGAAATGGTCAACGCAGCGCCCAAGCTGCTGGACTACCTGGGTGAAGCTTCGCTGGCCCACTTCGACGGCCTGAAGGCCATTCTGGACGCCAATGGCGTGCCCTGGACGGTCAACCCCCGCCTGGTGCGCGGCCTGGACTACTACAACCTCAGCGTGTTCGAGTTCGTGACCGATCTGCTGGGTTCGCAAGGCACCATCTGCGCCGGTGGCCGCTACGACTACCTGATCGAGCAGGTGGGTGGCAAGCCGGCACCCGCCGTGGGCTGGGCGCTGGGTGTGGAGCGCGTCCTGGAACTGGTCAAGGAACTGGGCACCGACATCCCTGCACCGCAGCTGGATGTGTACGCCATCGTGCCCGACGCGGCCGCCATGCCCGTGGTGCTGCGCACCCTGCAGCAGCTGCGCGAAGCCGGTGTGCGTGCACAGATGCACACCGCCGGTGCCGAAGGCATGGGCTCGATGAAGTCGCAGTTCAAGAAGGCCGATGCCTCGGGCGCGCGCCATGCGCTGATCTTCGGCGGCGATGAACTGGCCCAGGGCCAGGTCACCGTCAAATCCCTGCGTGACGGCGAAGGCCGCCAGCAGCTGCAAGCCCTGGCCGAAGTGGCCCAATGGGCTGCCACCCTACAATCGATCGCTTAA
- the ispG gene encoding flavodoxin-dependent (E)-4-hydroxy-3-methylbut-2-enyl-diphosphate synthase, with protein MQDSQNLQQTGGSPIAIASPLPRKSRQARVVWRNNVVTVGGDAPVRVQSMTNTDTVEAVETAIQVRQLAQAGSEMVRITVNTPEAAAAVPYIREQLDRMGEYVPLVGDFHYNGHRLLTDYPACAEALSKYRINPGNVGKGDKKDKQFGQMIEIAAKYDKAVRIGVNWGSMDQEIMAELMDQNSRRARPWETRQVMYEALITSAISSAELARNIGLNPDNIILSCKVSGVQDLISVYRELARRCDYALHLGLTEAGMATKGTVASTAALSVLLQEGIGDTIRVSLTPQPGEARTQEVVVASEILQALGLRVFVPSVTACPGCGRTTSTTFQELAKQIDDFLRGEMPVWRAKYPGVEAMKVAVMGCIVNGPGESKHADIGISLPGNGEAPAAPVFIDGEKALTLRGEHIAQEFQALVQSYVERRYGQPG; from the coding sequence GCTGCCGCGCAAATCGCGCCAGGCCCGTGTGGTGTGGCGCAACAACGTGGTCACCGTGGGGGGCGATGCGCCCGTGCGCGTGCAGTCCATGACCAACACCGACACCGTGGAGGCCGTGGAAACGGCCATCCAGGTGCGCCAGCTGGCCCAGGCCGGCTCGGAGATGGTGCGCATCACCGTCAACACGCCGGAGGCGGCGGCGGCCGTGCCCTACATCCGCGAGCAGCTCGACCGCATGGGCGAGTATGTGCCGCTGGTGGGCGACTTCCACTACAACGGCCACCGTCTGCTGACCGACTATCCGGCCTGCGCCGAGGCGCTGTCCAAGTACCGCATCAACCCCGGCAACGTGGGCAAGGGCGACAAAAAGGACAAGCAGTTCGGCCAGATGATCGAGATCGCCGCCAAGTATGACAAGGCGGTGCGCATCGGCGTGAACTGGGGCTCGATGGACCAGGAAATCATGGCCGAGCTGATGGACCAGAACTCCCGGCGTGCCCGGCCCTGGGAAACGCGCCAGGTCATGTACGAGGCGCTGATCACCTCGGCCATCAGCTCCGCCGAGCTGGCCCGCAACATCGGCCTGAACCCCGACAACATCATCCTGTCCTGCAAGGTCAGCGGTGTGCAGGACCTGATCTCGGTCTACCGCGAACTGGCACGCCGCTGCGACTATGCGCTGCACCTGGGCCTGACCGAAGCCGGCATGGCCACCAAGGGCACGGTGGCATCCACGGCAGCGCTGTCGGTGCTGCTGCAGGAAGGCATTGGCGACACCATCCGCGTCTCGCTCACGCCCCAGCCGGGCGAAGCGCGCACGCAGGAGGTGGTGGTGGCGTCCGAGATCCTGCAGGCCCTGGGCCTGCGCGTGTTCGTGCCCAGCGTCACGGCCTGCCCGGGCTGCGGCCGCACCACCAGCACCACGTTCCAGGAACTGGCCAAACAGATCGACGACTTCCTGCGCGGCGAAATGCCCGTCTGGCGCGCCAAGTACCCCGGCGTGGAGGCGATGAAAGTCGCCGTGATGGGCTGCATCGTCAACGGTCCGGGCGAGAGCAAGCATGCCGACATCGGCATCAGCCTGCCGGGCAATGGCGAAGCGCCTGCAGCACCCGTGTTCATCGATGGTGAAAAGGCCTTGACACTGCGCGGCGAGCACATCGCCCAGGAGTTCCAGGCCCTGGTGCAATCCTATGTGGAGCGCCGCTACGGCCAGCCCGGCTGA